A segment of the Lentimicrobiaceae bacterium genome:
TGTGAACCGGAAAAGGGGAGGAGTCCTGCTGCAGTTATGGCTCATTTGATGAGTGCATTACCCCGTTTGGCCGGTGATGGGGCTTCCAGAGATTACCAGGACTTTATTTTGCTGACACTCATTTATGCAAGTCTGGGAACTCCGGCTTTTGGAACAACCCCCGGTGAAGCAACCCTTATGGCAACACTCCGCGCTTATCTGGATTCTGATATGGAATCATTAACGGCAGAAGCTGTGGCTTTGGTCAAACGCCTGGCTAAAGAAAGTCAACTTGATTCTGAAATCAGTTTTACAGAGGAGTTTCCGGCAACAATGAATCATCAGGATGCTGTAGACTATGTCCTTCATGCGGCTGCTGACCTTAACCTTGAGATTATTGAGGCTGGGCTCCCTTTTCGCTGGTCAGAGGATTTTGCTCATTTCGCAGGCAAATCCAAAGCGGCTCTTTTTGGTATTGGTGCTGGCGTTGAGCATCCCTCACTGCATCACCCTGATTATGATTTTCCTGATAACATCTTAAAGACAGGGGTGAATTTATGGAAATCTGTTTATCAAAAACTCAACCTGTAAGGCTTAATTCAGGATTTTTACAAACCAATCAGCTGCCTCAATTTGTTATAGGGCTGCTATATGTTTTTCTGATTGTAATTTTTGCCTTTTTTACACCTGCAATGGTTTGTGCTTGTCAACCCAAGTGGTATTTGTAAACTTTTATACAGCTGTCTTGCTGATTTTCAGAGTTGTTGTAATTGTTTCGGATAGTGAACAATCATTCACCTGAATTGTTTGCTTTAAGTTAAACCGATAAAAAATCAGCGCATTATTTTCGTGTTACGTTGTCGTTTCTGACAATTTTTTGGTGGTCATTTTACTTACATTACAGTATGATTGGCATTCTGAAAAAGGAGATGCTGGTGCAAGTGTTTTAAATTTTCAAATCTAAACCAATAGAGCACAGGTAAGATGAGGTTAATCATCAATACTGTTAATATTCGCGTAGGAGGAATGTTACAGGTCGCACTTTCGTTTATTGATGAGCTTCGGGAGATTCCTGGGAATGAATATCACGTATTCCTTTCTCCGGAAGTAGAACGCCAGGTCAGAAAAGATAAGTTTCCGCCAAATTTCAGGTTTTATAGTTTTATTCAGTATTCAGGATATTCAGCTCGCCTGATGCGCAAATGGATGAGTTTTAAAAAACTCAGAAGAATGAAACTTTTAGAAAAAATGATTAAGCCTGAGGTTGTTTTTTCAGTGTTTGGGCCTACTTACTGGAAGCCGGGAGTGCCTCATGTGGCTGGCTTTGCTACGCCCCAATATATTTATCCTGAATCTCCTTACTTCAGACAAGTGCCTTTTTCTCAACGAATAAAATATACTCTTTTTGACAGGTTGAGATTGCTGTTGATGATGCGTAATATTGATTTTTTAATAGCTGAAACCGTTGAAGTCAAGCAAAGGCTTACAACATATCTGCGGGTTGATGCAAAAAGGGTTTTTCATGTTTCTAATACTTTAAATAGCATTTATTTTCAGCCGGAAAAATGGGCCTACAGGGCAAAGTTGCCTCCCCGTGAGCCGAATGAACTTAGACTGGTTACAATCTCAGCAAACCATTTATTTAAAAATCTGAAAATTATCAATGAAGTGATAAATCAGATAAGAATACTCCGACCTAAACTTAATGTCAGGTTTGTTTTAACTATACATCGGCGTGAATTTAAAAATCTGGGGACAAACCGAAAATATGTATATTTTACCAACAGATTAAATGTTAATGAATGCCCCTATCTTTATTCGCAGTGTGATTTCATGTTTTTGCCTTCCTTACTTGAGTGTTTTTCTGCCTCTTATCCTGAAGCTATGAAAATGGGCCTTCCTATTTTGACTTCAGATTTGAATTTTGCCAGAGAAATATGCGGGGATTCGGCTTTGTACTTTAACCCGGTTGATGCCCGCGATATTGCAGCCAAAATAATTTTTTTGTATGATAATCCAGAGCTACAGAGGAAAATGACAGCTGAGGGTTTTAAAAAATTACCTCAATTTGGAAATTCTCACGAAAGAGCTGTAAAATATCTGGATGTAGCGCAAATGGCGTCTAAAAGTTCGGCCATGCAAACCCGGGGCTTGCATAATTCTGTTATACTGCCTGCTTTACCTGATGGCGCTGCTTTTTAATTTTACAGCATATGATGTTTAAAGTTCTGCAGAAGCAGTGTCAGCGGGCTTTTGATTGAATATGTTTTGTTGTTAGAAGGCGAGCAGAATGCTTGTTTATGACGTGATTACGCTGATTTGCCAAGATATCGATCGATGATCCAGTGAGCTATGTAAATTAGCGGTGTGAGTAAGATGGCAAGTGCGACTTTATAAGTATATTGTACTAATCCCACCTGAAAAACCTGTTGCAGGCTCCAATTTCCAAGCATAAAAAATGCGATAAACAGGATTACAAAACTATCAATCAGTTGTGACACGATAGTGGAGCCGGTTGCTCTTAGCCAAAGCCGTTTGTGGCCGGTCAATCGTTTCAGATAGTGAAAGGTATAGGCATCGATAAGCTGACTTACCAGGAAAGCGGTGAGCGAGCCTGCAATAATACCCATGCCGGCCCTGAATATGCTGCTGTATGCAAAATTGATGTCAAAAGCATTGCCTGCAGGATCTGTGTTATTGAGGTCAAGCCAGAATTGTGCAGGAGGGAGTTCTGTGCCGGCTAATATTACCAGAAACGACCAGGCTATCATTCCGGCGGTTATAAAGCTGATTTTTCGAACGCCTTCTCTTCCAAAATATTCATTGATGAGGTCGGAAATAAGAAATACAAAAGGCCAGATTACAACACCCACACTCAGGTTGAAATCCAGTTTTTGGCCTCCCCAAAATGGTATTTGAGCGGGCATAAACCCAAGTAATTTTTCGAATGAAAAAATTTTAACGCCGGCAAATTCGGCCACCATTGCATTGGTGAGGAAAATGGCTGAAAGAATCAGGTAAAGCTGTTGTTTCTTTGCTGAGGATTGGTTTGTGTTCATCCGAAAAAATGAAGGGGTGCTAATTTTCTTTAAACAAGCTCATGACTGTAAAGTTCAGAAATCATCTGGTTTTAATTGCAAAGTATGAGATGAAATACCAGACGCCAGAGTCGTTGTGTTAATTTATGATGATATTACAAATTCAGGGAAAGTTTGTGATTATCACATATAAAAAATCGGGCAGTGTAAACTGCTGTTTTTTTATTTTGGCTGAGAAAAGGGAGGAGATTTCCCCTCAAAACCGGGGTGTCATATGATTTTGTAGTTAAGCAAAAAAAAGGTGGCCTTTAAAGCCACCTTTTTCAATTTATCTGTAAATTAATTACTTAATAACTGTAAGCTTGCGGGCTTCCGAAACTTTGTTTCCAGCTACAATGCGGTAAGAGTACAACCCGGAAGAGAGATTACTCAAATCGATGCGTTGAAGCAGGGTTTTGCCAATTTCCTGTTGTAAGACCATATTTCCACTCAGGTTGTAAATTTCGAGTAAACCACCTGCAGCAGCTTCAGTTACTTTAATGTAAGTAAAATCACTTGCCGGGTTTGGATAGTTCTGTCCATTCATCAAAGTGTTAACAGCGGCATCGTATTCAACGCCTGTCATTTCATTGGTGAGCCACTCGTGAGTGAGGCTTATAATTTGATTTCTTACAGCGACATCGCTCAACATCTCAAGACCTACGCCGAAATAAACCGAACGGTAATTGGTTGCATTATACTTTACAGCGGCTCCCAGTGATGTGGTGTTGTAATTAAAAATAATGTCAGCACCTGTCCCTGCGGTAATTACATCCGGATACATATTTCCGCCATAAACGTCAACAATGTTAGTTTGAGCTACAGTTCCATAAATCGGATCTTCGGTGTTGGCGTTCAGTTTGTTGTTGGCGGTGGAACCGTCATTTGTAAAACCAGCATTCAGGTAATTGGTGTAAAAGCCGCGGGTAATTGCATTGCCATTCGAGCCGCTGGCTCCGCTCATGATATCCCATCCGATGTCTTGTCCGCCAATAAAAAGGCTGTGACCGGCATCCATAAAGTCCATTACAGCTTCGGCCTGATCATCAGTAAGTGTAGGGAATGTCCAGGCAATGTTTAACCAGATGGTAAATACATCCTGAAAAGCATTTGCATTGATCATGTCGCGCATCACATTGGCGTTTGTAACAGCATAAGAAGTAATGCCGGAAGCTGCGAGTCCGTCAAGGTAAACTCCCTGATGAGTTGTAGCTTCGGGTCCTCCGGTTGCATTAACAACCAAATCTGTAACCCCTGCGATGGCCATTACCCTGTAATATTTTTCAGGAGCGCCGGGATAGTTGGCAGATCTCATTTTTAAAACATACCCGGGAAATCCTGCGCTTTCTCCTGCTAAAACTTTAATACTAATGTTTTTGGGAGTGCCTTTGGTAAGGTCAATAGTTGCAGCACTGGTGTATTCTTCGCCATCAATGATGAATGAAGCTGACCAGTCGGCTGGCGCATTTTCAGCCTCCAGGGTGAAATTAAATGGCTCGGATCCTTCTATTCCGCTGGTAGCCTCCACATTGAATATGTTTTCAAAGCCCTGATAACCGCGTTGAATGTAAGGCTCTTCTGAAGCTATACTGCCAATGTACATATTTGACCCGCCGATGGCATCAACCTCGTCGCCAGTATATATTTCCTGGTGATCTTTGGTGACAAAAACCACGACTTTCATATTGGGCACAACGGCCGGTACATTGTTGATGGCATCGGGAACAACATATGAATATGAGCGGGTTACCAGCGTTCCGGCTGTAGTAGTTGTAACTTCATCGCCCCATTGACCTGTAATCATATGGCGCAGCATGTGCATGTGAAGGTAATTGTTTCCTGCACCTCCATTTGTTTGAGGACCGTAAATGCTGTCCTGAATCAACGCAACATTTATAAAATTGGATGCGGTTGGAGCATCGGCAGTGTAATATAACTCTACCTGTACGGTTATACGGCGTGTTAAAGGGTCGAAAGTTGATGCAATGCCAACATTCACAGGAGAATTTTGTGTAATTATCTGTCCAACAGCACCTGACCATGAGCCACGTCCCAGTGCTGTATTGGATCCGGAAAATACATGGCGGTTTACTGTTCCTGAAGGATAACCGGTTAAACCTGTCTGACCTGCAATGGCATCGCCAAAGCTGGTGCGATAATCAGGTTCACTGCCCGAAGGGACCGCAAAAGAGCCCTGATGAATGGCTATAACAAAGGCCCTGCCTGGATTGGCCTCTAAAATTGATTTTGCTATGGCATGGCCGTCAGGGCAATACTGGCAGTGTATGCCTGTAAATTCTTCTAAAACTGCATTCTTTAACATGGGCTCGGTGCTTACAAGTACCTGAGCTGAAAGTCCGATGCTTAAACAAATGCCAAGAAAGAAAAGAGTCATTTTTTTTCATTTCAATTGTCGTTTTTGGTGATTAATAGGATTGATTATTGTGTGCAGATGCAAATGTGCAAAAAATATAGAGAAATATTGAAAAGAAGAGTTGTGTTTTGAAATTTTATTAAAAATTAGGTTCGTTGTTTTACTATTAAGTGTACCAAATAATGCCCGGATTGATTGAATTTGGTGCAGGATAATTGATTATGCTGTCATTGATTTGACAATCGGAAAGGTAATGTATGGTTACCCAAATAATTATTGTTCTTTCCGGGAGGTTAATGCAATGCAACAATTACAGCGCCGGTAATATAGGCAACGACCCACCATATGTACGCATACCTGGAGTAAAGATGTAGTTTGGAAGTTACCTGAACAGGGCCGTTGGCTGATAGTTTAAGTTTCCATAATAAAATGGCGTCAATCAACATTGCAGCCAAAGCCAGGTAGCCAATAACTCCATGGAAGGTGATAAAAGAATTGGCCGAACCAATAATCATACATGCAGTGGCGGTGATATCCAGTATAACTCCGGCAGTCAGAAATGTCAATACAAAAGGGGTAACAATTTTTCTTCTCTGTTCGGTGATAATAGCAACCGAATAAAAAACAAGGGCGAGGTTTACAATAATAACCCCGGCAGTCAGGATTGGATTCATGGGAAAAATTTTGATTATTTAGCCCAAAAATACAAATTGTTTGACCTTACTCAACTAAATATTCACATATGGGGATAAATTATTGTTTAATTTGTTTCATGAGCATATCGAGCGCTGCAAGTGCGGCCCTGCGAATATTCCGGCCACGATGTTCGCCGAAGGTAAATTTTTTTGTTTCAGCTCCATTGGGTGAAAGTACACAAATCCATGTTGTGCCTACAGGTTTCTCTTCTGTGCCTCCATCGGGGCCTGCAATGCCTGAAACAGCAATGGCACATTTAACATGAAACAGTTTAATGAGGCCTGCAGCCATTTCAAAAACAGTTTCTTCGCTAACGGCTCCTTTTCTGCTAATGGTGTCAGAAGAAACGCCAAGGATATTTTCTTTGATTTCGTTTGAATAGGCTACCACTGACCCTTTAAAATATGATGAGCTTCCGGCTATGCTGGTAAGCAGGTGTGCAATGTACCCTCCGGTGCAACTTTCGGCAGTTGCAAGTGTGTAATTTTGTTGCTTCAAATAATTTCCCACAACAGCCTCAAGTGTATCCTCATTTTCACCAAAAATATATTCAGGAATTAGTTCGTAGAGTTTGTCAATTTGAAATTCAACCTCTTTTTCCAATTTTGCTTTGTCTTGCCCTGATGCGCTGAGTCTTAGCCTTACAATACCCGGCTGTGGAAGATAGGCCAACTTGATAAAGTGAGGCAGATTGTTTTCCCAGTTTTCAATTTTAGCGGCCAGAAATGATTCACCGACGCCTTGTGTCAGAATTGTACGATGTACCAGGGCGATTTCACTGAAGTGCTGCAGGCGGGGCAGGATTTGTTCTGTCATCAGCGCTTTCATCTCAAAAGGGACTCCGGGGACTGAAACAAAAATTTTCCCGTTTTTATTAAACCACATACCGGGGGCGGTGCCATTCACATTCAGCAATGGGGTGCAACTTTCAGGGACCTCAGCCTGCGCCCTGTTGACTGGTGTCATTTTAAAGCGCCTGAGGTCAAATAACCTTGTTATATTATCGTATGATTCCTGATGAAAGACCAATTTGGTGTTAAAATACTCACAGAGGGTGGCTTTGGTAATATCGTCGCGTGTTGGGCCTAAGCCTCCTGACATAATAATAATATCTGCACGTGTTTCTGCATCCCTCAGTGTGTTGAGAATGTGCTCGCGATTGTCTGAAATGCTGGTTATTTGAGCAACTTTTATGCCCGAAAGATTAAGTTGTTCGGCCATCCAGGCTGAATTGGTATCAATTACCTGTCCAATCAGAAGTTCATCGCCTATTGTTATGATTTCAGCTTTCATCAGAGATTTGGGGTGAGATTATAGTTAATTGTGTCTTTTTGTAAGCAAAGTCGGATGTTCAATGATGGAACAAATTTAGGCCAATTATGTATTAAGTGTTCTTTAATTCTCTGTAAAATATTGAATGTTTCGCAACGATACGGACTATGAAAATTATGCACTATTAAGGGGATGTATCAGATGTTAGCTTTTTGATGAGGTGTATTGATGTGCAGGTTTTAAAGGATATAATGGAACGTGCTGCAGGAATTTTATTTACATTCGTGCATGTTTCTATAATTTGCAAGATTTTGTAAAAAATTATGCAACCATTTGATAGCCCCTGCATCTTAACCTAGTTCCGGACTTAACAGCGCTTCTGATTATTAATGGATGAAAAGCAACTTCTGAAAGATTGTCTTAATGGCAATGTACATGCACAGAAGCGTTTGTACGAAATGTATTCCCGAAAAATGTTCGGGGTATGTCTTCGTTATGCTGCTGACCCTGGTATGGCCGAAGATTTTTTACAGGAGGGCTTTATAAAGGTGTTTTCAAGGTTGCATAGTTTTAAGTTCCAAGGGTCGTTTGAAGGATGGGTCAGGCGCATAATGATTAATACTTCACTGGAAATGCTCAGAAAGCATGATGTGTTGAGATATAGCCAGGGAATTGACAGTTCAATGCCTTTGCAGGATGATGCGACAGATGATAATGAAGCAATGGAGATTGATTCCGAAACATTATTTAGCGTTTTTCAGGAGATGCCTCCTGGTTTCAGAACCGTGTTTAATCTTTATGCAATAGAGGATTATTCACACAAGGAAATTGGAGCTATGTTGAAAATCAGCGAGGGAACGTCTAAATCTCAGTATGCCAGGGCAAGATTATGGCTTCAGAAAAGATTAGCGGAAATAAAGCTATGAATGGATCTCACAAACATAATGATGATATTAAAGACTTTGTAAAATCAAGTCTTTCACAGTTCGAAGCCGAGCCGCCTGCTGATTTGTGGGATAAAATTGAACTCCGGATGCGAAGGCGCAGAAGAATTGTTTTTTATAGAATATCGGCCATTGCCGCCTCTGTATTGTTGCTATTCTCGCTTGGTTTTTTGTTTGTTCCCCGTTATTTTGCTGATTTGAATCAACCATCTGTGGGTGCTCTTCAAAAAACAGATTCTGGTCATGTGCAAAAAATTCTTTCAAATTTGCCATCTGCTAATCTGAAAAAAGAAGATGATCGTTTTGTTGAAGAAGGCTTATCGCTTGTTGTAACACCTGGTCAGCATCATTTGCGGCCTTTGACTCCTGAAACAAACAAGCATTCGGAACCCATTGAGTCAAAAAAGAATGAATCATTTTTGCTGTCAGGTGAAAACCAGGAGATTCAGCACATTCAACTTTCAGGCAATGATGCCACAAATGATTCAATTGAATTAATGGCTGACAAAACGGAAGTCATTCCTGAAAAGAATCAGGCCATCCAACTTCTTATTACCGATGGTAAAGGGAGTTTGATTTTGGATTCACCTGCTGACAAAAAGAAAATTATTTCAAAATGGTCAATGGCAGTGGGTTATGGAACCACTTCTTCAATTGAATTAGCTCAAAAAGCTACGGAAATGAGCTCGCCTGCAGGTAATTATACATTTGATGCATTTTCATCGGAACTTGCCAATGAAACGCTTTATTTTGAAGAGGTTGAGGCCACAACTCATCAATCGCCTGTTACATTTGGCGTTATGTTAAGCAGGAGATGGGGAGGGAAATGGAATGTTGAAACCGGGCTTGTTTACACACAGTTGGGCTATATGGTAAAAACACGCGAATTCAGCAACTCTTACCGCGAATATCACAACGAGTTATACTATTTGGGAATTCCGATAGGTGTCAGGTTGAGCATTTTAGATCGAAAAAGGTATGGTATTTTTGCCTCTCAATCTTTGATTTTTGAAAAGGGGATGGCTGGCCGGACCTCTATCCAAACCTACACAAACAATGTGATTTCTTCTACCGAAAATGATTATCTGGGTATCAGAGGTGTGCAAATATCTTCCTTGTCGGGGCTGGGAGCCGAGATTAAATTTGGGGGAAATCTGTCGGTTTATGGCCAAACCGGGGTACAGATATTCTTTTTGAACAGAACTCAGCCTTATAATATTCGCAGCGCCCGCATGGCATGGCCTTCATTTCAGGCGGGCCTGAGAATCCAATTAGATTAATCCTGATTATTTTTCACCCGGGAGTGCAACCATTCAAGGGGTTCTTCATCTTTCTTTTGATTTTAAAACCAAAACACATGAAAGCAAACTATTTTTCTGTGGCAGGATTATTTTTTCTGTTATGCATGGCTGTTTCGTTCAGCTCTTGTCAGGATAAAACATTTGAGGAGGTTACCTATACGGCCAATGTGCCTGTTTACATGGGCTTTGATGAATTCAGAAGTGCAGTAAAAAGGACTTCGCCTCACGAGCTTGTTCATCCGGGAAAAATATACTTTAAGGATAATTATTTATTTATTAATGAATATCACGAAGGTGTTCATGTAATTGATAACAGTAATCCTGCATCCCCACAGGCAGTTGCATTTATTGAAATTCCAGGGAATGTTGATATTGCTATTCGCAACCATACACTTTTTGCTGATAGTTTTATCGATCTGGTTGCTATCGATATTGCCGATCCGAATAATCCGGTTGAAGTCGACAGAGTGGAAAATGCATTTCCAAATGTTCTACCTCCGGTTGATTACTCATTGCCGGTTTATGGGCTTGACTTTGAAAAGGGGGTTGTAATCGGATGGGAAACCAAAGATGTGACAGAAGTTATTGAAAAGGGAGCTGACTATAACCGTGAAATCCTTTATTACGATGGGTTGGGGGTTCCTGCTATTGGTAACAATGAAGTTAGCATCGGGCCTTCTGCTTCAGGAATCAGCGGCTCAATGGCGCGTTTTACGCTCAACAGTGATTATTTGTATGCTGTTCATAATAATACGCTTAAAGTTTTCAACATTGCTGCAACTCCGGGCATTGTTACCGGACAGCCAGTGTCTCTTGATCGGCAGGTTGAGACAATTTTTCCTTACAATAATAAATTATTTTTGGGAACCACCACCGGAATGATGGTTTATGATTTAAGTTCACCTGCTACTCCTGCTTTTGTTTCGGTTTTTACACATATTAACTCGTGCGATCCGGTAGTGGTTGAAGGAAATCTGGCTTATGTTACACTCAGGTCGGGTACGCAATGTAACGGTTTTACAAATCAACTGGATGTAATTGATATTTCTTCAGTTTCAAATCCATTTCTGATAAAGTCTTATCCATTGTTTAACCCTCATGGACTTGGAATTGATAATCATATTCTATTTATCTGCGATGGCGATGCAGGTTTGAAAATATATGATGCAACCGACCCTTTGAATATTCATATGAATCAGATTGCTCATTTCCCGGATATTAAAACGTAT
Coding sequences within it:
- a CDS encoding amidohydrolase, translating into MEDALFDFRRELHQFPELSGMEVQTARRIINYLKPCAPDLLIEEVGGHGVMAVFDSGRKGPEVLFRADMDSLPIHESGLMRHSSKNDGVSHKCGHDGHTAILAGLAHFISEHRPVKGKVLLLFQPAEETGMGARAVLNDMKFAPFSPDYSFALHNLPGYPENAVIIRTGTFAAASRGLIIKLKGRTSHACEPEKGRSPAAVMAHLMSALPRLAGDGASRDYQDFILLTLIYASLGTPAFGTTPGEATLMATLRAYLDSDMESLTAEAVALVKRLAKESQLDSEISFTEEFPATMNHQDAVDYVLHAAADLNLEIIEAGLPFRWSEDFAHFAGKSKAALFGIGAGVEHPSLHHPDYDFPDNILKTGVNLWKSVYQKLNL
- a CDS encoding sigma-70 family RNA polymerase sigma factor is translated as MDEKQLLKDCLNGNVHAQKRLYEMYSRKMFGVCLRYAADPGMAEDFLQEGFIKVFSRLHSFKFQGSFEGWVRRIMINTSLEMLRKHDVLRYSQGIDSSMPLQDDATDDNEAMEIDSETLFSVFQEMPPGFRTVFNLYAIEDYSHKEIGAMLKISEGTSKSQYARARLWLQKRLAEIKL
- a CDS encoding Omp28-related outer membrane protein gives rise to the protein MTLFFLGICLSIGLSAQVLVSTEPMLKNAVLEEFTGIHCQYCPDGHAIAKSILEANPGRAFVIAIHQGSFAVPSGSEPDYRTSFGDAIAGQTGLTGYPSGTVNRHVFSGSNTALGRGSWSGAVGQIITQNSPVNVGIASTFDPLTRRITVQVELYYTADAPTASNFINVALIQDSIYGPQTNGGAGNNYLHMHMLRHMITGQWGDEVTTTTAGTLVTRSYSYVVPDAINNVPAVVPNMKVVVFVTKDHQEIYTGDEVDAIGGSNMYIGSIASEEPYIQRGYQGFENIFNVEATSGIEGSEPFNFTLEAENAPADWSASFIIDGEEYTSAATIDLTKGTPKNISIKVLAGESAGFPGYVLKMRSANYPGAPEKYYRVMAIAGVTDLVVNATGGPEATTHQGVYLDGLAASGITSYAVTNANVMRDMINANAFQDVFTIWLNIAWTFPTLTDDQAEAVMDFMDAGHSLFIGGQDIGWDIMSGASGSNGNAITRGFYTNYLNAGFTNDGSTANNKLNANTEDPIYGTVAQTNIVDVYGGNMYPDVITAGTGADIIFNYNTTSLGAAVKYNATNYRSVYFGVGLEMLSDVAVRNQIISLTHEWLTNEMTGVEYDAAVNTLMNGQNYPNPASDFTYIKVTEAAAGGLLEIYNLSGNMVLQQEIGKTLLQRIDLSNLSSGLYSYRIVAGNKVSEARKLTVIK
- a CDS encoding competence/damage-inducible protein A; the protein is MKAEIITIGDELLIGQVIDTNSAWMAEQLNLSGIKVAQITSISDNREHILNTLRDAETRADIIIMSGGLGPTRDDITKATLCEYFNTKLVFHQESYDNITRLFDLRRFKMTPVNRAQAEVPESCTPLLNVNGTAPGMWFNKNGKIFVSVPGVPFEMKALMTEQILPRLQHFSEIALVHRTILTQGVGESFLAAKIENWENNLPHFIKLAYLPQPGIVRLRLSASGQDKAKLEKEVEFQIDKLYELIPEYIFGENEDTLEAVVGNYLKQQNYTLATAESCTGGYIAHLLTSIAGSSSYFKGSVVAYSNEIKENILGVSSDTISRKGAVSEETVFEMAAGLIKLFHVKCAIAVSGIAGPDGGTEEKPVGTTWICVLSPNGAETKKFTFGEHRGRNIRRAALAALDMLMKQIKQ
- a CDS encoding glycosyltransferase family 4 protein, with the protein product MRLIINTVNIRVGGMLQVALSFIDELREIPGNEYHVFLSPEVERQVRKDKFPPNFRFYSFIQYSGYSARLMRKWMSFKKLRRMKLLEKMIKPEVVFSVFGPTYWKPGVPHVAGFATPQYIYPESPYFRQVPFSQRIKYTLFDRLRLLLMMRNIDFLIAETVEVKQRLTTYLRVDAKRVFHVSNTLNSIYFQPEKWAYRAKLPPREPNELRLVTISANHLFKNLKIINEVINQIRILRPKLNVRFVLTIHRREFKNLGTNRKYVYFTNRLNVNECPYLYSQCDFMFLPSLLECFSASYPEAMKMGLPILTSDLNFAREICGDSALYFNPVDARDIAAKIIFLYDNPELQRKMTAEGFKKLPQFGNSHERAVKYLDVAQMASKSSAMQTRGLHNSVILPALPDGAAF
- a CDS encoding outer membrane beta-barrel protein, which translates into the protein MASEKISGNKAMNGSHKHNDDIKDFVKSSLSQFEAEPPADLWDKIELRMRRRRRIVFYRISAIAASVLLLFSLGFLFVPRYFADLNQPSVGALQKTDSGHVQKILSNLPSANLKKEDDRFVEEGLSLVVTPGQHHLRPLTPETNKHSEPIESKKNESFLLSGENQEIQHIQLSGNDATNDSIELMADKTEVIPEKNQAIQLLITDGKGSLILDSPADKKKIISKWSMAVGYGTTSSIELAQKATEMSSPAGNYTFDAFSSELANETLYFEEVEATTHQSPVTFGVMLSRRWGGKWNVETGLVYTQLGYMVKTREFSNSYREYHNELYYLGIPIGVRLSILDRKRYGIFASQSLIFEKGMAGRTSIQTYTNNVISSTENDYLGIRGVQISSLSGLGAEIKFGGNLSVYGQTGVQIFFLNRTQPYNIRSARMAWPSFQAGLRIQLD
- a CDS encoding queuosine precursor transporter — encoded protein: MNTNQSSAKKQQLYLILSAIFLTNAMVAEFAGVKIFSFEKLLGFMPAQIPFWGGQKLDFNLSVGVVIWPFVFLISDLINEYFGREGVRKISFITAGMIAWSFLVILAGTELPPAQFWLDLNNTDPAGNAFDINFAYSSIFRAGMGIIAGSLTAFLVSQLIDAYTFHYLKRLTGHKRLWLRATGSTIVSQLIDSFVILFIAFFMLGNWSLQQVFQVGLVQYTYKVALAILLTPLIYIAHWIIDRYLGKSA